In one window of Tripterygium wilfordii isolate XIE 37 chromosome 1, ASM1340144v1, whole genome shotgun sequence DNA:
- the LOC120006642 gene encoding DELLA protein RGL1-like: MEGVNEKKLDEVFGVEDRGEPGDIDSLSPEYGFPIDDLMEGLISCEDPQQDHQLQSCSDDELLDDLMFKAIPPLIAACLEEEIAKLSEIPPGIQDTGEHNNEENHPHATASVAELLKSFGSDFKLLNGDKIEPTSESTCMKKPTTRLSTEEIMRVAEKRFIQSYSQTVDIMPVLGNPFDLSLSGLSSGEIEGIELADMLLASAEKVSNREYERASKLLSQCNRLSSSTGNPVQRVVHYFSESLREKIDRESKGTGKKLMFDIPKVFMTPIFANLAYYKNVPFGQVGQVAAIQAIVENVTTAKRVHIIDLRIKCGMPWTLLMQALASRDECPLESLSLTVVGTCSSQMEEVGKWLMSFAETINLTFSYMMVRMSDTFEIKEDQFEVDAEETVAVFSEFFMWAMIPQPDRLDSLMKVIRKFSPCVMVIIEAEANLNSPDYVSRFIETLFFYSAYFDALDVCMEKDDQSRLFIESLLSQGINSVVAAKGEEWKARCVKIEVCRAFLSHFGMEEEELSMSSLYQSYLVNKKFASGDSCTLDMNGNALIIGWKGTPIHALSVWKFL; the protein is encoded by the coding sequence ATGGAAGGAGTGAATGAAAAAAAACTAGATGAAGTTTTTGGAGTCGAGGACCGGGGAGAACCTGGGGATATTGATTCCCTTAGTCCTGAGTATGGTTTTCCTATAGATGATTTGATGGAAGGATTAATTTCCTGTGAAGATCCGCAACAAGATCATCAGCTCCAATCATGTTCAGATGATGAGCTTCTTGACGATCTAATGTTCAAAGCCATTCCTCCCTTAATTGCAGCATGCCTGGAAGAGGAGATCGCAAAGCTTAGTGAGATCCCTCCTGGAATTCAAGATACTGGtgaacacaacaatgaagagaaCCATCCACATGCTACAGCATCGGTGGCTGAGCTGCTTAAGAGTTTCGGTAGCGATTTCAAACTACTAAATGGAGACAAAATTGAGCCAACAAGTGAATCAACATGCATGAAGAAGCCAACCACTAGACTGTCAACTGAAGAAATCATGAGGGTTGCTGAAAAAAGGTTCATTCAATCTTATTCCCAGACAGTTGATATTATGCCCGTACTTGGCAATCCTTTCGATCTGTCTTTATCTGGACTTTCGAGTGGGGAAATAGAAGGTATAGAACTTGCTGATATGCTTTTAGCTTCTGCAGAGAAAGTCAGCAATCGAGAATATGAGCGTGCCAGCAAACTGCTCAGCCAATGCAATCGTTTGTCTTCCAGCACTGGAAATCCCGTTCAAAGGGTGGTTCATTATTTTTCTGAATCTCTTCGTGAGAAGATTGATCGAGAATCAAAGGGCACAGGCAAAAAgcttatgtttgacattcctAAGGTGTTTATGACTCCTATTTTTGCAAATCTAGCTTACTACAAAAACGTTCCCTTCGGTCAAGTTGGACAAGTTGCTGCAATCCAAGCCATTGTAGAAAACGTGACTACGGCAAAGAGGGTTCACATAATTGATCTTCGCATAAAATGCGGAATGCCATGGACACTTTTGATGCAAGCCCTTGCATCTCGAGACGAATGCCCGCTGGAGAGTCTCAGTTTAACTGTTGTCGGGACTTGTTCTAGTCAAATGGAAGAAGTAGGTAAATGGTTAATGAGTTTTGCTGAAACCATAAACTTAACATTCTCTTATATGATGGTTAGAATGTCAGATACGTTTGAGATAAAAGAAGATCAGTTTGAGGTTGATGCGGAAGAAACAGTTGCTGTCTTCTCTGAGTTTTTTATGTGGGCTATGATTCCACAGCCTGATCGCCTGGATTCTTTAATGAAAGTGATCAGAAAATTCAGTCCATGTGTAATGGTGATCATTGAAGCGGAAGCAAATCTGAATTCACCTGATTATGTGAGCCGTTTTATTGAGACTCTTTTCTTTTACAGTGCATATTTTGATGCCCTTGATGTCTGCATGGAAAAAGATGATCAAAGCAGGTTGTTTATAGAATCACTATTAAGCCAAGGAATCAATAGTGTTGTGGCGGCTAAGGGAGAGGAATGGAAAGCTCGATGTGTAAAGATTGAAGTTTGCAGGGCTTTTTTATCCCATTTTGGGATGGAGGAGGAAGAGCTTAGTATGTCTTCCTTGTACCAATCATATCTGGTGAACAAGAAGTTTGCTTCTGGGGATTCCTGTACACTTGATATGAATGGAAATGCCCTCATTATCGGGTGGAAGGGAACACCAATTCATGCCCTTTCAGTTTGGAAGTTCCTATGA
- the LOC120002051 gene encoding DELLA protein RGL1-like yields the protein MQGVKERKLGEVVGVEDRGGPGDIDSRCPEDGLPLDDFTEGLIFCEDPQQDHQLQSFSDDGFLDNVRFDALSPYVEACLEEIAKLVETPTGIQDTGVPNNEENHPNATTSAELLKSFGSYFKLLNGDKIVEPTSESISVKEPTTGLSTEEIMRVAGKRFIQSYSQTVDVTPMLGNPFNLSLAGLSSGEIEAIELAGMLLASVEKVSNQEYKSATKLLSQCDRLSSSTGNPVQRVVYYFSNALHEKINRESMGSGKELLFDIPKVIETPHSATLAYYKDVPFTQVGQVAAIQVIVENMARAKRVHIIDIGIKCRMPWTLLIQALASQKECPLESLSLSVVVTYSSQMEDVGKRLMRFAETMNLPLSFMIVKMSDTFELKEDQFEIDAEEIVAVFSEFFMWTMIPQPDHLDSIMKMIRKFNPCVMVIIEVESNLNAPDYVSRFIEALFFYSAYFDALGVYMEKDGQSRLFIESLLSQGINSVVAAEGEERKARYVKIDVWRAFLSRFEMEEKKLSMSSLYQSYLVVKKFACGESCTLDMNGNSLIIGWKGTPIHSLSVWKFL from the coding sequence ATGCAAGGAGTGAAGGAAAGAAAACTAGGTGAAGTTGTTGGAGTTGAAGACCGGGGAGGACCGGGGGATATTGATTCCCGTTGTCCTGAGGATGGTTTGCCTCTAGATGATTTCACGGAGGGATTAATTTTCTGTGAAGATCCGCAACAAGATCATCAACTCCAATCATTTTCAGATGATGGGTTTCTTGATAATGTAAGGTTTGATGCCCTTTCTCCCTATGTTGAAGCATGCCTGGAGGAGATTGCAAAGCTTGTTGAGACCCCTACTGGAATTCAAGATACAGGTGTACCCAACAATGAAGAGAATCATCCAAATGCTACAACATCAGCTGAGCTGCTCAAGAGTTTTGGTAGCTATTTCAAACTATTAAATGGAGACAAAATAGTTGAGCCAACAAGTGAATCAATATCTGTGAAGGAGCCAACCACTGGACTGTCAACTGAAGAAATCATGAGGGTCGCTGGAAAAAGGTTCATTCAATCTTATTCCCAGACAGTTGATGTTACGCCCATGCTTGGCAATCCTTTCAATCTGTCTTTAGCTGGACTATCAAGTGGGGAAATAGAAGCTATAGAACTTGCTGGTATGCTTCTAGCTTCTGTAGAGAAAGTGAGCAATCAAGAATACAAGAGTGCCACCAAACTGCTCAGCCAATGTGATCGTTTGTCTTCCAGCACTGGAAATCCCGTTCAAAGGGTAGTTTATTATTTCTCTAATGCTCTTCATGAGAAGATTAATCGAGAATCAATGGGCTCAGGCAAAGAGCTTCTGTTTGACATTCCTAAGGTGATTGAAACTCCTCACTCTGCAACTCTAGCTTACTACAAAGACGTCCCCTTCACTCAGGTTGGACAAGTTGCTGCAATCCAAGTCATTGTAGAAAACATGGCTCGGGCAAAGAGGGTTCACATAATTGATATTGGCATCAAATGCAGAATGCCATGGACACTTTTGATACAAGCCCTTGCATCTCAAAAGGAATGCCCGCTTGAGAGTCTCAGTTTATCTGTGGTCGTGACTTATTCAAGTCAAATGGAAGATGTAGGTAAACGGTTAATGCGTTTTGCTGAAACCATGAACTTACCATTATCTTTTATGATTGTTAAAATGTCAGATACGTTTGAACTCAAAGAAGATCAGTTTGAGATTGATGCAGAAGAAATAGTTGCTGTCTTCTCTGAGTTTTTCATGTGGACTATGATTCCACAGCCTGATCACCTGGACTCTATAATGAAAATGATCAGAAAATTCAATCCGTGTGTAATGGTGATCATTGAAGTTGAATCAAATCTCAATGCACCTGATTATGTAAGCCGTTTTATTGAGGCTCTTTTCTTTTACAGTGCGTATTTTGATGCCCTTGGTGTCTACATGGAGAAGGACGGTCAAAGCAGGTTATTTATAGAATCACTATTAAGTCAAGGAATCAATAGTGTTGTGGCGGCTGAGGGAGAGGAACGGAAAGCTCGATATGTaaagattgatgtttggagGGCTTTCTTATCCCGTTTTGAGATGGAGGAGAAAAAACTTAGTATGTCTTCCTTGTACCAATCATATCTGGTGGTCAAAAAGTTTGCTTGTGGGGAGTCTTGTACACTTGATATGAACGGAAACTCCCTAATTATTGGGTGGAAGGGAACACCAATTCATTCGCTTTCAGTTTGGAAGTTCCTCTGA